The Lujinxingia vulgaris genome includes a region encoding these proteins:
- the mutS gene encoding DNA mismatch repair protein MutS, with protein sequence MKLTPMLQQYLDVKARYPDAILFFRLGDFYEMFFEDAQVVSREVGLTLTARTKGEDAVPMAGMPYHSSQTYITQLIEKGFSVAICEQIQDPKDADGIVKRDVVRVVTPGVQHDTENLDARAPNYLAAAYFPDQPTADSVVGLAYLDVTTGDFRATELKGLGELLSELDRAEAKELLLSEAGLALLEPHAERLGKVFMRPRDPEYFEPDALRARQGDGVRLADDLSTDGYFLSAEQVEGFFKTARDFGFMTPTLIEGAISALLNYLIDTQRGVSSVIQRLSPYRAQSFLVIDESTKANLELTQTLMGGKRSGSLLSIIDRTMTAMGGRRLRHWLNYPLVDPARISDRLDAVEFLVRNPALRADLRQALDEVYDIERLCGRVSAGTANARDLKSLQGTLALIPGITALIPAEAPALLQRLADGLDPCAELCAHIERALVDGPPTQLTEGGLFKMGYHPELDELLDLSHNGKDWMLRFEREERERSGISSLKVKFNKVFGYYIEVTRANLDLVPDRYIRKQTLANAERYFVPELKEQEERILGADERRKSLEYQLFEQLRREVGEHLGRLLHSADGLADLDVLSGLAELAQRRDYVRPTLDEGTLLKIEDGRHPVVETTLAAGERFVPNSVTIDSAAGRLLIITGPNMAGKSTIIRQVALITLLAQMGSFVPAKSAQIGVVDKLFSRVGASDNLARGQSTFMVEMTETAHILNNATDRSLIILDEIGRGTATFDGLSIAWAVAEHLHDVIGARTMFATHYHELTELTRTLDGVINLSVAVKEWQEDIIFLRKLVEGQANRSYGVQVGRLAGLPPAVVERATRVLENLEAGQFDEMGLPTPGRTPGAPVEPTRRHNPNQLTLFAAATPAMAPEEREVLEHLAELNPDALTPIEALNTLHTLIARLRDA encoded by the coding sequence ATGAAGCTGACGCCGATGCTGCAACAATATCTCGACGTCAAAGCCCGCTACCCCGACGCGATCCTGTTTTTCAGGCTGGGCGACTTTTACGAGATGTTTTTCGAAGACGCCCAGGTCGTCTCGCGCGAGGTGGGCCTGACGCTGACCGCGCGCACCAAGGGCGAAGACGCCGTGCCCATGGCGGGCATGCCCTATCACTCCTCGCAGACCTATATCACGCAGCTCATCGAAAAGGGGTTTTCGGTAGCGATCTGCGAGCAGATCCAGGATCCGAAAGACGCCGACGGCATCGTCAAACGCGACGTGGTGCGCGTGGTCACCCCCGGGGTCCAGCACGACACCGAGAACCTGGATGCCCGCGCCCCCAATTACCTGGCGGCGGCCTATTTTCCCGACCAACCCACAGCCGACTCGGTGGTGGGACTGGCCTACCTCGACGTGACCACCGGGGACTTTCGGGCCACCGAGCTCAAGGGGTTGGGCGAGCTGCTCTCGGAGCTCGATCGCGCCGAGGCCAAAGAGCTCTTGCTCAGCGAGGCGGGCCTTGCGCTTTTGGAGCCCCACGCCGAGCGCCTGGGCAAAGTCTTTATGCGCCCCCGCGACCCGGAGTATTTTGAGCCCGACGCCCTGCGCGCCCGCCAGGGCGACGGCGTGCGCCTGGCCGACGACCTGAGCACCGACGGCTACTTTCTGAGCGCCGAGCAGGTCGAGGGCTTCTTTAAAACCGCCCGCGACTTTGGCTTCATGACCCCCACCCTGATCGAGGGCGCCATCAGCGCGCTGCTCAACTACCTGATCGACACCCAGCGCGGGGTCAGCTCGGTGATCCAGCGTTTGAGCCCCTACCGCGCCCAGTCTTTTCTGGTGATCGACGAGTCCACCAAGGCCAACCTCGAGCTGACCCAGACGCTGATGGGCGGCAAACGCTCGGGAAGCCTCCTGAGCATCATCGACCGCACCATGACGGCGATGGGTGGGCGACGCCTGCGCCACTGGCTCAACTACCCGCTCGTCGATCCCGCCCGCATCTCCGACCGCCTCGACGCCGTCGAGTTCCTGGTGCGAAATCCCGCCCTGCGCGCCGATCTTCGCCAGGCCCTCGACGAGGTCTACGATATTGAGCGCCTCTGCGGCCGGGTCAGCGCCGGCACGGCCAATGCCCGCGACTTAAAGAGCCTCCAGGGCACGCTCGCGCTGATCCCCGGCATCACCGCGCTCATCCCCGCCGAAGCCCCCGCCCTGCTCCAGCGCCTGGCCGATGGCCTCGACCCCTGCGCCGAGCTCTGCGCGCATATCGAACGCGCGCTCGTCGACGGGCCCCCCACCCAACTCACCGAGGGCGGCCTCTTTAAGATGGGCTACCACCCGGAGCTCGACGAGCTCCTCGACCTCTCCCACAACGGCAAAGACTGGATGCTGCGCTTTGAGCGCGAGGAGCGCGAGCGCAGCGGCATCTCCAGCCTCAAGGTCAAGTTCAACAAGGTCTTTGGCTATTACATCGAGGTCACCCGCGCGAACCTCGACCTGGTGCCCGATCGCTACATCCGCAAGCAGACGCTCGCCAACGCCGAGCGCTATTTTGTGCCCGAGCTCAAAGAGCAGGAGGAGCGCATCCTGGGCGCCGACGAGCGCCGCAAATCGCTTGAATACCAGCTCTTTGAGCAGCTTCGTCGCGAGGTCGGCGAACACCTGGGGCGCCTCTTGCACAGCGCCGATGGCCTGGCCGATCTCGACGTCCTCAGCGGCCTCGCCGAGCTCGCCCAACGCCGCGATTACGTGCGCCCCACCCTCGATGAGGGCACGCTGCTCAAGATCGAAGACGGCCGCCACCCCGTCGTCGAAACCACGCTGGCTGCTGGCGAGCGCTTTGTCCCCAACTCGGTGACCATCGACAGCGCCGCGGGCCGCCTGCTCATCATCACCGGCCCCAACATGGCCGGTAAATCCACCATCATCCGCCAGGTGGCGCTGATCACCCTGCTTGCTCAGATGGGCAGTTTTGTGCCCGCAAAAAGCGCGCAGATCGGCGTGGTCGACAAGCTCTTTAGCCGCGTCGGCGCCAGCGACAACCTGGCGCGCGGTCAATCCACCTTCATGGTCGAGATGACCGAGACGGCGCACATCCTCAACAACGCCACCGATCGCTCGCTGATCATCCTCGACGAGATCGGCCGCGGCACCGCCACCTTCGACGGCCTCTCGATCGCCTGGGCGGTGGCCGAGCACCTGCATGACGTCATCGGCGCGCGCACCATGTTCGCCACCCATTACCACGAGCTCACCGAGCTCACGCGCACCCTCGACGGCGTCATCAACTTAAGCGTCGCCGTCAAGGAGTGGCAGGAAGACATCATCTTTTTGCGCAAACTCGTCGAAGGGCAGGCCAACCGCTCCTACGGCGTGCAGGTCGGCCGCCTGGCGGGCCTGCCCCCGGCGGTCGTCGAGCGCGCCACCCGCGTGCTTGAGAACCTTGAGGCGGGCCAGTTCGACGAGATGGGCCTTCCCACCCCCGGACGCACCCCGGGCGCCCCTGTCGAGCCCACGCGCCGCCACAACCCCAACCAGCTCACCCTCTTTGCCGCCGCCACCCCCGCGATGGCCCCCGAAGAGCGCGAGGTGCTCGAGCACCTGGCCGAGCTCAACCCCGACGCCCTCACCCCGATCGAGGCGCTCAACACCCTGCACACGCTCATCGCCCGCCTGCGGGACGCTTGA
- a CDS encoding IPT/TIG domain-containing protein: MLTSPQPHASTRRPRARRPLMLLSILLSVMVWASACGVEVDPDPIDDPTDTFQPDTDRDAGDADPIDDTDSADAEDDSGRRPPPEDTGDFDFDDELALNAVVPARGPTAGNTPVRFEGSGLNPETQIFFDDEPLETRFEGGQLVASTPPASSTGPVTVRAFNLEGDSVELINGFTYADPLQVESFSPSVLPSTGGIEITARGRGFTSELAINVGQRSSPRVTVISDELLRFIAPPHPPGAASVELIGPDTRASFDDALTYFEELAITSVSPASGPTAGGQLVTITADGLTDDTEVSFDGRPATIESINVSGGSVQVRTPAASAAGPADIQILSEHSADFLADAYYYDDGTAPSLLGLSPARGDAAGGTLVSMAARGLDAPGAELRFGGQPATILTAGPTHALVQTPPGTPGPVDVTLHQGGTLIDTLPDAFDYLPTLSLESITPPEGSAEGGEVVELRGEGLEQVTSVDFGGVAAAFTLIDSSTLEVTTPAAAPSVVDVRVRQGQRTSTLPDAYRFIGEPQIWSFYPTRGAIAGNTFVTLQGQGFEGDVELTLGGRPVEELERAGPNTLTFRTPANTAGPQELDLRVEGQPVEAPYPYTYFNPLSTFGGASGAPIDGAVNITILTLDGQPIADAFVMLSTRAETPYQGRTNGFGQLTLSGPDVLGPQVITATAPTFSTVTTHQVDAENITLILSPIEPAEGEGGGGYYPPIGIISGEVRVTGKDSDIDSSLNVNLTRVRTTQTSMTGPTINPGLLSSIGGGEGRFQITTRTGDMALVAVCGHFDQATETFTPLFMGIERYLFVADGQQLEIDLECDIPLNRELAVQLVDPIYSPDGPNTNRAIGYLDLGYEGFVRLPGDRTTLESLIRLEGFPAAEGVLEGISYAVLTGSYRSGGVPYSQVALENISPSATSTTSPPLVAIPRPVSPASGGLVTDGKLRLGLDGVAEPDLFYIIARNAQGLPVWTFVIPGHERVVQLPELPDFSDLPADERPDPYQPGTLYVVAYGLRIDDFDFDRFSYADFSSDRWAAFSVNTWELRLSDE; the protein is encoded by the coding sequence GTGCTGACATCCCCCCAACCTCATGCCTCCACTCGCCGCCCCCGCGCGCGGCGACCGCTGATGCTCCTGAGCATCCTTCTGAGCGTGATGGTCTGGGCCTCGGCCTGCGGCGTTGAAGTCGACCCCGATCCCATCGACGACCCGACCGACACCTTTCAGCCCGACACCGACCGCGACGCCGGCGATGCCGACCCCATCGACGACACCGACTCGGCCGACGCCGAGGACGACAGCGGCCGCAGGCCTCCGCCCGAAGACACAGGCGACTTCGACTTCGACGACGAGCTCGCGCTCAACGCGGTGGTCCCCGCCCGCGGCCCCACCGCCGGCAACACCCCGGTGCGCTTTGAAGGGAGCGGACTCAACCCGGAAACCCAGATCTTTTTTGACGACGAACCTCTGGAGACCCGCTTTGAAGGCGGCCAGCTCGTGGCCTCCACGCCACCGGCCTCCTCGACGGGCCCGGTGACCGTGCGCGCCTTCAACCTGGAGGGCGACTCCGTCGAGCTCATCAACGGCTTCACCTACGCCGACCCCCTGCAGGTGGAGAGCTTCAGCCCCAGCGTGCTGCCGAGCACCGGCGGCATCGAGATCACCGCCCGCGGCCGGGGCTTCACCTCCGAGCTCGCGATCAACGTCGGCCAGCGCTCCTCCCCCCGCGTCACGGTGATCTCCGATGAACTTCTGCGCTTTATCGCCCCGCCCCACCCCCCCGGTGCTGCCAGCGTCGAGCTCATCGGCCCGGACACCCGGGCGAGCTTTGACGACGCGCTGACCTACTTCGAAGAGCTCGCGATCACCTCGGTCTCACCGGCCAGTGGCCCCACCGCCGGTGGCCAGCTGGTCACGATCACCGCCGACGGGCTCACCGACGACACCGAGGTGAGCTTCGACGGCCGCCCGGCCACCATCGAGTCCATCAACGTCAGCGGCGGCTCCGTGCAGGTGCGCACCCCGGCGGCCAGCGCTGCCGGTCCGGCAGACATTCAGATCCTCAGCGAACACAGCGCCGACTTTCTGGCCGACGCTTATTATTATGACGACGGCACAGCCCCCTCGCTGCTCGGCCTCTCCCCGGCGCGCGGCGACGCCGCCGGCGGCACCCTTGTGAGCATGGCGGCCCGCGGGCTCGACGCCCCCGGTGCCGAGCTGCGCTTTGGCGGCCAGCCCGCAACGATCCTGACCGCCGGCCCCACCCACGCGCTGGTGCAGACGCCCCCCGGCACCCCGGGCCCGGTCGACGTGACGCTCCATCAGGGCGGAACGCTCATCGACACTCTGCCCGACGCCTTTGACTACCTCCCCACGCTCAGCCTTGAGAGCATCACCCCGCCCGAGGGCAGCGCCGAAGGTGGCGAGGTGGTGGAACTTCGGGGCGAAGGCCTCGAGCAGGTCACGTCGGTCGACTTTGGCGGCGTGGCCGCGGCCTTCACCCTCATCGACAGCTCCACCCTGGAAGTCACCACCCCGGCCGCAGCGCCCTCGGTGGTCGATGTGCGCGTGCGCCAGGGCCAGCGCACCTCCACCCTCCCCGACGCTTACCGATTTATTGGCGAGCCCCAGATCTGGTCCTTTTACCCGACCCGCGGCGCCATCGCCGGCAACACCTTCGTCACCCTGCAGGGCCAGGGCTTTGAGGGGGATGTCGAACTGACCCTGGGCGGTCGCCCCGTCGAGGAGCTCGAGCGCGCCGGCCCCAACACCCTGACCTTCCGCACCCCGGCGAACACCGCCGGGCCGCAGGAGCTCGATCTTCGCGTCGAGGGCCAGCCGGTCGAGGCGCCTTACCCCTACACCTACTTCAACCCCTTGAGCACCTTCGGCGGCGCCAGCGGCGCGCCCATCGACGGCGCGGTCAACATCACCATCTTAACCCTCGACGGCCAGCCCATCGCCGACGCCTTCGTGATGCTCTCCACCCGCGCCGAGACGCCTTACCAGGGCCGCACCAACGGCTTTGGCCAGCTCACCCTCTCGGGCCCCGACGTGCTCGGCCCCCAGGTCATCACGGCCACCGCCCCGACCTTCTCCACCGTCACCACCCACCAGGTCGACGCCGAGAACATCACGCTCATCTTAAGCCCCATCGAGCCCGCCGAGGGCGAAGGCGGCGGGGGCTACTACCCGCCGATCGGCATCATCAGCGGGGAGGTGCGCGTCACCGGCAAAGACAGCGACATCGACAGCTCGCTTAACGTCAACCTCACCCGCGTGCGCACCACCCAGACCTCAATGACCGGCCCCACCATCAACCCCGGCCTGCTCAGCTCGATCGGCGGCGGTGAGGGACGCTTCCAGATCACCACCCGCACCGGCGATATGGCGCTGGTAGCCGTCTGCGGCCACTTCGATCAGGCGACCGAGACCTTCACCCCCCTCTTCATGGGCATTGAGCGCTACCTCTTCGTCGCCGACGGCCAGCAGCTCGAGATCGACCTGGAGTGCGACATCCCCCTTAACCGCGAGCTTGCGGTGCAGCTCGTCGACCCCATCTACTCGCCAGATGGCCCCAACACCAACCGCGCCATCGGCTACCTGGACCTTGGTTACGAGGGTTTTGTGCGTCTCCCGGGCGACCGCACCACCCTTGAGAGCCTCATCCGCCTGGAAGGCTTCCCGGCGGCCGAGGGTGTGTTGGAGGGCATCAGCTACGCCGTGCTCACCGGCTCCTACCGCTCCGGCGGGGTGCCCTACTCCCAGGTCGCGCTCGAAAACATCTCCCCCTCGGCCACCAGCACCACCTCTCCTCCCCTGGTCGCCATCCCCCGCCCGGTCTCACCGGCCTCCGGCGGCCTCGTCACCGACGGCAAGCTGCGCCTGGGCCTCGACGGCGTGGCCGAGCCCGATCTTTTCTACATCATCGCCCGCAACGCACAGGGCCTGCCCGTGTGGACCTTCGTCATCCCCGGACACGAGCGCGTCGTGCAGCTCCCCGAGCTCCCCGACTTCTCCGATCTGCCCGCCGACGAGCGCCCCGATCCCTACCAGCCCGGCACCCTCTACGTGGTCGCCTACGGCCTGCGCATCGATGATTTTGATTTCGATCGTTTCAGCTACGCCGACTTCAGCAGCGACCGCTGGGCGGCCTTCTCGGTCAACACCTGGGAGCTCCGGCTGAGCGACGAGTAA
- a CDS encoding IPT/TIG domain-containing protein has translation MRHLRFSLRHFIWLALCAALFAGCGDDVIEDPTDGGLTDVDLTDVGDASDPADTPDAEPDAGDADTDLDADPQPDVSDDTDPGLPDTAPDADVDPEPTEVLLESVTPARGPLAGGTPFVLRGEGFGEETRVFFDIHAVEVDLIDGTLTGTTPPGEGVGPATLRVIDPVLGEDALVNGFTYFEDLSFTSVQPDRIATFGGAEVSVRGRGFTPETRVSLGGTTALRHTFISSELLRVIAPPGVAGPADLRLTNPDASLTAPNALLYVASVDLDRVDPPFGESAGDELVTIEGAGFSEAMVVYFANAPATLEAVAPDGTSATLRTPAGAPGPVDVRVELEGDGAFLADAFYYLSDTTTFSADALRPASGSSLGGDEVLIFGGGLDAAGLEITFGGQPATLVEQSTNMVRVLTPPGAPGVVDLGLSASGQPDLTLADAFTYGAPLILDALTPASGDVAGGYPLTLNGEGFTGTTEVRLGDLPQTFTVEDDTTLTITVGPGAPGPASLEVIRPDARATLADAFTFTEALELWGFEPTRGAVAGNTYVMVRGQGFTPETELTFGGAPATDVALIDANTLALRTPPGSTGEVEVRATQGAQEAVAPEPFSYFNPGARFGGAWGPPVNGSVNVTVFTHDGRPVEGAFVMLSTNANTPYTGSTNAAGMVTLSGPDVYGEQTVTATAPEHSAATAQRVDAENITLFLHPPAADGEGSFPPGPPIATFRGEVLGLDKVGIPDPDEILMAQVFSTRPSMLAQIPNQGSNNVVFEEGEYEIFTRVGDLALVALGGLYNTRTQEFRPLRMGLARYLFAADSQSYEVDIDLTIPLSASTHFKFIAPPVLEPGPSTHRVNLYLDLGFDGVFGPMRTYSSTGDLIEADRIAHLRGELEDASYSLTARIDNNGRLPLVETYAYDLTELDRTHDLDALPAPVDFITPTQGGRPTNGLVQWEPIGSTPPDLHYVFLEDFQGAVVWEAFVAGDATGLRFPDFPDFSHLPPEERPVPYPGGTYFLVVYGIKKEGVSADNFAYSDLSGDWQGIAVNEVLMTF, from the coding sequence ATGCGCCACCTACGCTTCTCTCTTCGCCACTTCATCTGGCTGGCGCTCTGCGCCGCCCTTTTTGCCGGATGCGGCGACGACGTCATCGAAGATCCCACCGACGGTGGACTCACCGACGTCGATCTCACGGACGTGGGCGACGCCTCCGACCCGGCAGACACCCCCGACGCCGAGCCCGATGCCGGCGACGCGGACACCGACCTCGACGCCGACCCGCAACCGGATGTCTCCGACGACACCGACCCGGGGCTCCCCGACACCGCCCCCGATGCAGACGTCGACCCCGAGCCCACCGAAGTGCTCCTGGAGAGCGTCACCCCGGCGCGGGGCCCGCTGGCCGGCGGTACGCCCTTTGTGCTGCGCGGCGAGGGCTTTGGGGAGGAGACGCGCGTCTTTTTTGATATTCACGCCGTGGAGGTCGATCTGATCGACGGCACCCTCACCGGCACCACCCCGCCTGGCGAGGGCGTCGGCCCGGCCACCCTGCGCGTCATTGATCCGGTGCTGGGCGAAGACGCGCTGGTCAACGGCTTTACCTACTTTGAAGATCTGAGCTTTACGTCGGTGCAACCCGATCGCATCGCCACCTTCGGCGGCGCCGAAGTCAGCGTGCGGGGCCGCGGCTTCACCCCCGAGACCCGCGTCAGCCTGGGCGGCACCACCGCGCTTCGCCACACCTTCATCAGCTCGGAGCTCCTGCGCGTCATCGCGCCGCCGGGGGTCGCCGGCCCGGCCGATCTTCGCCTGACCAACCCCGACGCCTCCCTCACCGCCCCGAACGCTCTGCTCTACGTCGCTTCGGTTGACCTCGATCGTGTGGACCCGCCCTTCGGCGAATCCGCAGGCGACGAGCTCGTCACGATCGAAGGCGCGGGTTTTTCTGAGGCGATGGTGGTCTATTTCGCAAACGCCCCGGCCACGCTCGAAGCCGTCGCCCCCGATGGCACCTCCGCCACGCTGCGCACCCCCGCCGGCGCCCCGGGCCCGGTCGATGTGCGCGTGGAGCTTGAGGGCGACGGCGCTTTTCTGGCCGACGCCTTCTATTACCTGAGCGACACGACCACCTTCTCCGCAGACGCGCTGCGCCCCGCATCCGGCAGCAGCCTGGGCGGCGACGAGGTCCTGATCTTCGGCGGTGGCCTCGACGCCGCGGGGCTCGAGATCACCTTCGGCGGCCAGCCCGCCACCCTCGTTGAGCAAAGCACCAACATGGTGCGCGTGCTCACGCCCCCCGGCGCTCCGGGCGTCGTCGACCTGGGCTTAAGCGCCTCCGGCCAGCCTGACCTCACCCTTGCCGACGCCTTTACCTACGGCGCCCCGCTCATCCTCGATGCGCTCACCCCCGCAAGCGGTGACGTCGCCGGCGGCTACCCCCTCACGCTCAACGGCGAAGGGTTCACGGGCACCACGGAAGTGCGCCTGGGCGATCTTCCCCAGACCTTCACCGTGGAAGATGACACCACCCTCACCATCACTGTCGGCCCCGGCGCTCCCGGCCCGGCCTCGCTCGAGGTCATTCGCCCCGACGCCCGCGCCACCCTCGCTGACGCCTTCACCTTCACCGAAGCTCTTGAGCTCTGGGGCTTTGAGCCCACCCGCGGCGCTGTCGCCGGCAACACCTACGTGATGGTGCGCGGCCAGGGATTTACCCCCGAGACCGAGCTCACCTTCGGCGGCGCCCCGGCCACCGACGTCGCGCTCATCGACGCCAACACCCTCGCGCTGCGCACCCCGCCCGGAAGCACTGGCGAGGTTGAGGTGCGCGCCACGCAGGGCGCGCAAGAGGCCGTGGCGCCGGAGCCTTTTAGCTACTTCAACCCCGGCGCGCGTTTTGGCGGCGCCTGGGGCCCGCCGGTCAACGGCTCGGTCAACGTCACCGTCTTTACCCACGACGGCCGCCCGGTCGAGGGCGCCTTTGTGATGCTCTCCACCAACGCCAACACCCCTTATACCGGCTCCACCAACGCCGCCGGCATGGTCACCCTCTCCGGCCCCGACGTCTACGGGGAGCAGACCGTCACCGCCACCGCCCCCGAGCACTCGGCGGCCACCGCCCAGCGCGTCGACGCCGAAAACATCACCCTCTTTCTGCACCCGCCCGCCGCCGATGGCGAAGGCAGCTTCCCGCCCGGGCCGCCCATCGCCACCTTCCGCGGTGAGGTGCTGGGCCTCGACAAGGTCGGCATCCCCGACCCCGACGAGATCCTCATGGCCCAGGTCTTCTCCACGCGCCCCTCCATGCTGGCGCAAATCCCCAACCAGGGCTCCAACAACGTGGTCTTTGAGGAGGGCGAGTACGAGATCTTCACCCGCGTCGGCGACCTGGCGCTGGTGGCGCTGGGCGGGCTCTACAACACGCGCACCCAGGAGTTCCGCCCCCTGCGCATGGGCCTTGCCCGCTACCTCTTCGCCGCCGACAGCCAGAGCTACGAGGTGGACATCGACCTCACAATCCCGCTCAGCGCCTCGACCCATTTTAAGTTCATCGCCCCGCCGGTGCTTGAGCCGGGCCCCTCGACCCACCGGGTCAACCTCTACCTGGACCTGGGCTTCGACGGGGTGTTTGGCCCCATGCGCACCTACAGCTCCACCGGCGACCTCATTGAGGCCGACCGCATCGCGCATCTGCGTGGCGAGCTGGAAGACGCGTCGTACAGCCTGACGGCGCGCATCGATAATAACGGGCGGCTGCCTCTCGTGGAGACCTACGCCTACGACCTCACCGAGCTCGACCGCACCCACGACCTCGACGCGTTGCCCGCGCCGGTCGACTTCATCACCCCCACCCAGGGCGGCCGCCCCACCAACGGGCTGGTGCAGTGGGAGCCCATCGGCAGCACCCCGCCCGATTTGCATTACGTCTTCCTCGAAGACTTCCAGGGCGCGGTCGTCTGGGAGGCTTTTGTCGCCGGCGACGCCACCGGGCTGCGCTTCCCCGACTTCCCGGACTTCTCGCACCTGCCCCCCGAAGAGCGCCCGGTGCCCTACCCCGGCGGCACCTACTTCCTGGTGGTCTACGGCATCAAAAAGGAAGGTGTGAGCGCCGATAACTTCGCCTACTCCGACTTAAGCGGCGACTGGCAGGGCATTGCCGTCAATGAAGTCCTGATGACCTTCTAA
- a CDS encoding TadE/TadG family type IV pilus assembly protein — protein MSGQPPNPRNEQGARRPRTTEAVVASMGHVAATGLVALVGLVLVVGPAHLRALLEVELAQGMTPTRWLLPVAGHLMLSAMVWALLFFGARTLKRFSARERSPRLVRARGAVATETLIVMPVLLLLVFGLAQLAVVNIAGMLANYAAVQAGRAVWVWHPETQPLNDESARRGVTDAMVVDHARAQAAAALAPVAPGDHQMSGGEGSAVLERMRTMMMASQVESPPNDSGRMVQEAGFDAATNEDAAFWRALDGSSFPERTSRKITFAFLATEVEVITRGSEVGASLTYQHYIAFPLVGAIFGEQSSVGGRSGSFSTITREFLLPAQVQPNAETPEL, from the coding sequence ATGAGTGGCCAACCCCCCAACCCGCGTAACGAGCAAGGCGCGCGCCGCCCCCGCACCACCGAGGCCGTTGTGGCGTCGATGGGGCATGTGGCGGCCACGGGGCTCGTCGCCCTGGTGGGCCTGGTGCTGGTCGTCGGGCCCGCCCACCTGCGCGCGCTGCTGGAAGTTGAGCTGGCGCAGGGCATGACGCCGACGCGCTGGCTCTTGCCCGTGGCCGGGCACCTGATGCTCTCGGCGATGGTCTGGGCGCTCCTCTTTTTCGGGGCGCGCACGCTCAAGCGTTTCAGCGCCCGAGAGCGCTCGCCACGCCTGGTGCGAGCGCGCGGGGCGGTGGCCACCGAGACCTTGATCGTGATGCCGGTGCTCCTCTTGCTGGTCTTCGGGCTGGCGCAGCTGGCGGTGGTGAACATCGCCGGGATGTTGGCCAACTATGCGGCGGTGCAGGCCGGACGCGCCGTCTGGGTGTGGCATCCCGAGACGCAGCCTCTTAATGATGAGAGCGCGCGCCGCGGGGTGACCGACGCCATGGTCGTCGACCATGCACGCGCCCAGGCCGCCGCGGCACTTGCCCCGGTAGCGCCCGGCGACCACCAGATGTCTGGCGGCGAGGGCTCGGCGGTGCTGGAGCGCATGCGCACGATGATGATGGCCAGCCAGGTGGAGAGCCCGCCCAATGACTCCGGGCGCATGGTTCAGGAGGCCGGCTTTGACGCGGCCACCAACGAAGACGCCGCCTTCTGGCGAGCGCTTGACGGCTCGTCGTTCCCGGAGCGCACCTCGCGCAAGATCACCTTTGCTTTTCTGGCCACCGAGGTGGAAGTCATCACCCGGGGCAGCGAGGTCGGGGCGAGTTTGACCTACCAGCACTACATCGCCTTCCCGCTTGTCGGCGCGATCTTTGGCGAGCAGTCCAGCGTCGGCGGGCGCTCCGGCTCCTTCTCGACGATCACTCGCGAATTCCTCCTTCCAGCGCAGGTGCAGCCCAATGCTGAAACTCCGGAACTCTGA